One Bartonella tribocorum CIP 105476 genomic window carries:
- a CDS encoding DUF58 domain-containing protein has protein sequence MALGKKVLQKSPLSLAKELYKDTGKMPYLLLQARHIANTLITGWHGQRKRGNGENFWQFRPYMEGESITRIDWRRSARDENMYLREHEWQMTQTVWLWTDQSASMHYCSRFSKISKGNHAIILTLALASLLARSGEHIAIPNLMPPTMTSNVVERIAFALEDYSDKNSFPDFSTITRFSHAIIMSDFLDHPKKIIQHLNILSTKQVTAHLIEIADPAEESFPYTGHTEFSDPETKEKHIFGKAENLRKNYCKLYQARRQELVNFCARQGWSYHVSTTDQPLAETILHLANTMRDSSLQKRRAL, from the coding sequence ATGGCACTTGGCAAAAAAGTTTTACAAAAATCTCCATTGTCTCTGGCAAAAGAGTTGTATAAGGATACTGGCAAAATGCCATATCTCCTTTTACAAGCACGTCATATTGCCAATACATTGATAACCGGCTGGCATGGACAACGCAAACGCGGTAATGGAGAAAATTTTTGGCAATTTCGTCCCTATATGGAAGGAGAATCCATTACCCGCATTGATTGGCGTCGCTCAGCGCGTGATGAAAATATGTATCTACGCGAGCACGAATGGCAAATGACACAAACCGTTTGGCTTTGGACTGATCAGAGCGCATCGATGCATTACTGTTCGCGCTTTTCTAAAATCTCTAAAGGCAATCATGCCATCATTTTGACCCTTGCCTTGGCATCACTTCTTGCACGCAGCGGTGAACATATTGCTATTCCCAACTTAATGCCTCCCACAATGACATCCAATGTTGTAGAACGAATAGCCTTTGCTTTAGAAGATTATTCAGATAAAAATTCATTTCCGGATTTCTCAACGATTACACGCTTTTCACATGCCATTATAATGAGTGATTTCCTCGACCATCCTAAAAAAATCATCCAACATTTAAACATTTTATCGACAAAACAGGTAACAGCTCATTTAATTGAAATCGCTGATCCTGCAGAAGAAAGCTTTCCCTACACAGGGCATACAGAATTTTCTGATCCTGAAACGAAAGAAAAACACATTTTTGGAAAAGCAGAAAATCTTCGTAAAAACTATTGTAAACTATATCAAGCACGGCGACAAGAATTGGTCAATTTTTGCGCACGCCAAGGGTGGTCTTATCACGTGAGTACAACGGATCAACCTTTAGCAGAAACCATTTTACATCTTGCAAATACAATGCGTGACTCTTCATTGCAAAAAAGGAGGGCACTTTGA
- a CDS encoding AAA family ATPase gives MNHRDPASNSVKKVNTKHEAQVIIEDIDAAHKELDIIQQEIDKVIFGQSHVIEYVLTAIFAGGHALLVGAPGLAKTRLVETLGTVLGLDEKRIQFTPDLMPSDIIGSEIMDSDKEGKRSFRYVQGPIFTQLLMADEINRASPRTQSALLQAMQEYHVTVAGTRYDLPQPFHVLATQNPLEQEGTYPLPEAQLDRFLMQINIDYPDLTTERRIILETTQEKKSNAKAILSAQKLQKIQNIVRKMPLSENVIEAILKIVRSARPDKDNSLANTYVSWGPGPRAAQALSLCVRARALYYGRLAPSLDDVEALAYPVLQHRMALNFSARAEDITVKDIINNLVKDAL, from the coding sequence ATGAATCACCGTGATCCAGCATCTAATTCTGTGAAAAAGGTTAATACCAAGCATGAGGCACAAGTCATTATTGAGGATATTGATGCAGCACACAAAGAATTAGATATTATACAACAAGAAATTGACAAAGTTATTTTTGGGCAAAGTCATGTCATTGAATATGTTTTAACGGCTATTTTTGCTGGTGGTCATGCTCTTCTTGTCGGCGCTCCAGGGCTTGCAAAAACACGTCTTGTGGAAACATTGGGAACCGTTTTAGGGCTTGATGAAAAACGTATTCAATTTACCCCAGACTTAATGCCATCGGACATTATCGGTTCTGAAATTATGGATTCAGATAAAGAGGGAAAACGTTCTTTTCGCTACGTCCAAGGTCCTATTTTTACGCAACTTCTCATGGCCGATGAAATCAATCGTGCTTCTCCGCGCACGCAGTCAGCTCTTTTACAGGCTATGCAGGAATATCATGTAACCGTTGCAGGTACCCGTTATGATTTGCCACAACCTTTTCATGTTCTTGCAACGCAAAATCCCCTCGAACAAGAAGGGACCTATCCACTTCCTGAAGCTCAACTCGATCGCTTTTTGATGCAAATTAATATTGACTATCCTGATCTTACAACAGAGCGGCGGATCATTTTAGAAACAACACAAGAAAAAAAATCAAATGCAAAAGCAATTTTATCCGCCCAAAAATTGCAAAAAATTCAAAATATCGTTCGCAAAATGCCTCTTTCAGAAAATGTAATCGAAGCTATTTTAAAAATTGTTCGCTCAGCCCGCCCTGATAAAGACAATAGTCTTGCCAATACTTATGTTTCTTGGGGACCTGGACCGCGCGCAGCACAAGCCCTTTCACTTTGTGTTCGCGCTCGTGCTCTTTATTATGGGCGTTTAGCCCCCTCACTTGATGATGTTGAAGCATTGGCCTATCCCGTATTACAACACCGCATGGCACTTAATTTTTCTGCTCGTGCTGAAGATATAACCGTAAAAGATATTATCAATAACCTTGTGAAAGATGCTCTTTAA
- a CDS encoding DUF4159 domain-containing protein, producing the protein MSFAAPFLLLGLLFLPVIWWLLRITPPSPRKELFPPFGFLPKPTHQQKEAKHTPWWFLLLRLTIAALVIIALARPTWNQKPISFSGSHSLALIIDNGWASVKEWKKRISIAETLLAQAEKQQKNIYLVATAENDISNIEPQPAKIIKKHLMHLQPRPWPVNRVHTLKKLSEITKGKPLDIAYLSDGLQTNEDEQTFALLEELKPKNFLWYLADISDLTGITSIENNDGNMVARIIRSTTHGTTPVTLSLYDLNNQLLGRFTKNFSEGETTALVPFDVPLELRNDIAWIKINNQNHAAATFLVDSHNRMSRVALLSPDTNEMAQPLLSPFYYIIKALRGHTQLITSGGRELSTDIDHLLKQNPSVFIMGDMVNIPEKAEKKLSDFVNKGGTLIRFAGEKLSSAEHYDSLLPVPLRQGQRSLGSIMSWTKPQKLAPFAKNSFFFDLPFPEDVTISRQILAEPIPDLFEKTWLSLSDGTPLITAAKRSKGTLVLIHIAPDPTWSNLPLSGFFAQMLQKLITLGSYENTNLTHREKRTMVQNPWRTIAADGQLQVPPSDVVRLVFDAQNPPHPSYHTPPGLYGVKNDFYALNLLTDSSHLMKQSSLPTSLNKSPLSYNTKEKNLIGPLLGLALLLFAFDNFLILWMGGIFSFNKRRNIFLLPLIILIALFSYDPRLHAQTTENYHDSIEAAGATHLAYVITNNHEIDTTSKSGLEALSQFIAERTMLTPGSVTALDLDKDELSFYPLIYWPIDVKGPILTPKNLEKINNFMKHGGTILFDTRDQIKSNLNLEGDATPETQRLRTILKGLNIPSIEPASTDHVVARSFYIMPDFPGLYRGSPLWIESSSTNKKNKNSLASGDNVSSLLITANNFAGAWALDEKGTWKYPLVPNDPMQRLWAFRAGLNIVLYVLTGNYKADQVHVPALLERFKRERRQ; encoded by the coding sequence TTGAGTTTTGCTGCTCCTTTTCTGTTATTAGGACTTTTGTTTCTACCGGTCATTTGGTGGCTGTTGCGGATAACCCCTCCATCTCCGCGTAAAGAGCTCTTTCCGCCTTTCGGTTTCTTACCCAAGCCAACTCATCAACAGAAAGAAGCAAAACATACCCCTTGGTGGTTTCTTTTGTTGCGTTTAACCATCGCTGCACTTGTTATCATCGCTCTAGCCCGCCCCACTTGGAATCAAAAACCAATAAGCTTTTCCGGATCTCACTCCCTTGCACTCATTATTGATAATGGTTGGGCATCTGTAAAAGAATGGAAAAAACGCATCTCTATCGCTGAAACGCTCCTTGCACAGGCAGAAAAACAGCAAAAAAATATTTATCTTGTTGCAACGGCTGAAAATGATATCTCCAATATAGAACCCCAACCAGCCAAGATTATAAAGAAGCATTTAATGCATTTGCAACCGCGTCCTTGGCCTGTCAATCGTGTGCATACCTTAAAAAAACTTAGCGAAATAACCAAAGGAAAACCTCTTGATATCGCTTATTTAAGTGATGGATTACAAACAAATGAAGATGAGCAAACTTTTGCTCTGCTTGAAGAATTAAAGCCTAAAAACTTCTTATGGTATTTGGCTGATATTTCCGATTTAACCGGCATAACATCCATAGAAAATAACGATGGAAATATGGTTGCGCGTATTATTCGCTCAACAACACATGGCACAACGCCTGTTACACTCAGCCTTTACGATTTAAACAATCAACTTCTCGGTCGATTTACAAAAAATTTCTCTGAAGGCGAAACAACAGCTCTTGTTCCTTTTGATGTCCCCCTTGAACTACGCAACGATATTGCTTGGATAAAAATCAATAACCAAAACCATGCTGCGGCAACTTTCTTAGTAGACAGCCATAACAGAATGAGCCGTGTTGCTCTTCTCTCCCCCGATACCAATGAAATGGCACAGCCTTTACTTTCTCCATTTTATTATATTATCAAAGCATTACGAGGCCACACACAGCTTATAACTTCCGGAGGAAGAGAACTTTCAACAGATATTGATCATTTGCTTAAACAAAATCCATCTGTTTTCATTATGGGCGACATGGTTAATATCCCTGAAAAAGCAGAAAAAAAGCTTTCTGATTTTGTGAATAAAGGGGGAACACTCATCCGCTTTGCAGGAGAAAAACTCAGTAGTGCAGAACATTACGATAGTCTTCTTCCGGTACCGCTACGTCAAGGGCAACGTTCTCTTGGAAGTATTATGTCTTGGACGAAACCACAAAAGCTTGCCCCTTTTGCAAAAAATAGCTTTTTCTTTGATCTTCCTTTTCCAGAAGATGTCACTATCTCGCGCCAAATCTTGGCAGAACCAATCCCAGATCTTTTTGAAAAAACATGGCTTAGCCTTTCGGATGGAACCCCTCTTATTACCGCAGCAAAACGTAGTAAAGGAACTCTCGTTCTCATTCATATTGCCCCTGACCCTACGTGGTCTAATCTTCCTCTTTCTGGCTTTTTTGCACAAATGTTGCAAAAACTAATCACATTAGGGTCTTACGAAAACACAAACCTAACACACAGAGAAAAAAGAACAATGGTCCAAAATCCTTGGCGAACTATAGCCGCTGATGGACAATTACAAGTACCACCCTCTGATGTTGTTCGACTGGTCTTTGACGCTCAAAATCCACCCCATCCTTCCTATCATACGCCTCCAGGACTTTATGGGGTTAAAAACGATTTTTATGCACTCAATCTCTTAACGGATTCATCGCACTTGATGAAACAATCATCATTGCCAACTTCTCTTAACAAGAGCCCTTTATCTTATAATACAAAAGAAAAAAATCTTATTGGTCCTCTTTTAGGATTAGCCCTCTTATTGTTCGCTTTTGATAATTTTCTCATTTTATGGATGGGAGGTATTTTTTCTTTTAATAAACGGCGTAATATATTTCTCCTCCCTCTCATCATTTTGATTGCCCTGTTTTCATATGACCCAAGGCTTCATGCACAAACGACAGAAAATTATCATGATAGTATAGAAGCTGCTGGTGCAACGCATCTTGCCTACGTTATAACCAACAATCATGAAATTGATACAACAAGTAAAAGTGGTCTAGAAGCCTTAAGCCAATTTATTGCAGAACGCACAATGCTTACCCCCGGCTCTGTTACAGCACTTGATCTCGATAAAGATGAACTCTCCTTTTATCCTCTTATTTACTGGCCCATTGATGTTAAGGGGCCTATACTAACTCCAAAAAATCTTGAAAAAATAAATAATTTTATGAAGCATGGGGGAACTATTTTATTTGACACGCGCGATCAGATAAAGAGCAATCTTAATCTTGAAGGAGATGCTACTCCAGAAACACAAAGATTACGAACCATCTTAAAAGGATTGAACATTCCCTCTATTGAGCCCGCATCAACAGATCACGTTGTTGCTCGTTCTTTTTATATTATGCCAGATTTTCCTGGTCTCTATCGTGGTTCACCTTTATGGATTGAATCCTCATCAACGAACAAAAAAAATAAAAATTCCCTTGCCAGCGGCGATAATGTAAGTTCCCTGCTTATCACCGCAAATAACTTTGCCGGTGCTTGGGCACTCGATGAAAAAGGGACATGGAAATATCCCCTTGTTCCCAATGATCCGATGCAACGTCTATGGGCATTTCGTGCAGGACTCAATATTGTCCTTTATGTGCTTACTGGAAACTATAAAGCAGACCAAGTTCATGTTCCAGCGCTCTTAGAACGCTTTAAAAGAGAAAGAAGGCAATGA